In one Capra hircus breed San Clemente chromosome 22, ASM170441v1, whole genome shotgun sequence genomic region, the following are encoded:
- the MON1A gene encoding vacuolar fusion protein MON1 homolog A, with product MAADMQRKRSSEGPDGTLAPSNGQSVERAESPTPGLAQGMEPGAGQEGAMFVHARSYEDLTESEDGAASGESPKEGAGGPPPLATDMRQISQDFSELSTQLTGVARDLQEEMLPGSSEDWPECPGAARRPATEPPRDGAGEGDEEEAAEAWRRHQKHVFVLSEAGKPVYSRYGSEEALSSTMGVMVALVSFLEADKNAIRSIHADGYKVVFVRRSPLVLVAVARTRQSAQELAQELLYIYYQILSLLTGAQLSHIFQQKQNYDLRRLLSGSERITDNLLQLMARDPSFLMGAARCLPLAAAVRDVVSASLQQARARSLVFSILLARNQLVALVRRKDQFLHPIDLHLLFNLISSSSSFREGEAWTPVCLPKFNAAGFFHAHISYLEPDTDLCLLLVSTDREDFFAVSDCRRRFQERLRKRGAHLALREALRTPYYSVAQVGVPDLRHFLYKSKSSGLFTSPEIEAPYDSEEEQERLLGLYQYLHSRAHNASRPLKTIYYTGPNENLLAWVTGAFELYMCYSPLGTKASAVSAIHKLMRWIRKEEDRLFILTPLTY from the exons ATGGCCGCTGACATGCAGAGGAAGAGAAGCAGCGAAGGCCCTGATGGCACGTTGGCGCCTTCTAATGGGCAGAGTGTGGAGAGAGCAGAGAGCCCCACACCAGGGCTGGCCCAGGGGATGGAGCCAG GTGCCGGACAGGAGGGCGCCATGTTCGTCCACGCCCGTTCCTACGAGGACCTGACTGAATCAGAGGATGGAGCGGCTTCTGGGGAGAGCCCCAAGGAGGGTGCCGGGGGTCCCCCACCTCTGGCTACAGACATGCGTCAGATCAGCCAGGACTTCAGTGAGTTGAGCACCCAGCTGACAGGTGTCGCCCGAGACCTGCAGGAGGAGATGCTTCCAGGAAGCTCTGAGGACTGGCCAGAGTGCCCAGGGGCAGCCAGGCGACCAGCCACAGAGCCCCCAAGGGATGGCGCTGGCGAAGGGGATGAGGAAGAGGCTGCCGAGGCCTGGCGCCGGCACCAGAAGCATGTCTTTGTGCTGAGCgaggcagggaagcctgtgtaCTCCCGCTACGGGTCCGAGGAGGCACTTTCCAGCACCATGGGCGTCATGGTGGCCCTGGTGTCCTTCCTAGAGGCTGACAAGAATGCCATCCGTTCCATCCATGCAG ATGGCTACAAGGTAGTGTTCGTGCGCCGGAGCCCGCTGGTGCTGGTGGCGGTGGCCCGCACGCGGCAGTCAGCGCAGGAACTGGCTCAGGAGCTACTCTACATCTACTACCAGATCCTAAGCCTGCTTACGGGCGCGCAGCTGAGCCACATCTTCCAGCAGAAGCAGAACTATGACCTGCGGCGCCTGCTCTCAGGCTCCGAGCGCATCACGGACAACCTGCTGCAGCTCATGGCGCGAGACCCCAGTTTCCTGATGGGGGCGGCGCGCTGCCTGCCCTTGGCGGCGGCGGTGCGTGATGTGGTGAGTGCCAGCCTGCAGCAGGCACGCGCCCGCAGCCTGGTCTTCTCCATCTTGCTGGCGCGCAACCAGCTCGTGGCCCTCGTGCGCCGCAAGGACCAATTCCTGCATCCCATCGACCTGCACCTGCTCTTCAACCTCATAAGTTCCTCCTCGTCCTTCCGCGAGGGCGAGGCCTGGACGCCAGTGTGCCTGCCCAAATTCAATGCGGCTGGCTTCTTCCACGCACACATCTCTTACCTGGAGCCTGACACGGATCTCTGCCTGCTGCTTGTCTCCACCGACCGCGAGGACTTCTTTGCGGTCTCTGACTGCCGCCGGCGCTTTCAGGAGCGCCTGCGGAAGCGCGGAGCGCACCTGGCGCTCCGGGAGGCACTGCGTACACCCTACTACAGTGTTGCCCAGGTGGGCGTCCCCGATCTGCGCCACTTCCTGTATAAGTCAAAGAGCTCAGGACTCTTCACCAG CCCTGAGATTGAGGCCCCTTACGACAGTGAAGAGGAGCAGGAGCGGCTGCTGGGCCTCTACCAGTACCTGCATAGCCGCGCCCACAATGCCTCCCGCCCCCTGAAGACGATCTACTACACCGGCCCCAACGAGAACCTCCTGGCCTGG gtgacGGGTGCCTTTGAGCTCTACATGTGCTACAGCCCACTGGGGACCAAGGCGTCAGCCGTCAGTGCCATCCATAAACTGATGCGCTGGATCCGCAAAGAGGAAGACCGCCTCTTCATCCTCACGCCCCTCACGTACTGA